Within the Butyrivibrio sp. AE3004 genome, the region TCATCGAGACAGTTAAGAAGAACGGATCTCAGGTCAGCGGACCTGTACCGCTTCCTACTAAAAAGGAAGTAGTAACAATTCTTCGTGCGGTACATAAGTACAAGGATTCCAGAGAGCAGTTCGAGCAGAGAACTCACAAGAGACTGATTGATATCATCACACCTACACCTAAGACAGTTGAGGCTCTTCAGAGATTAGAGATGCCCGCAGGTGTAAACATCAACATCAAGATGAAATAATTCATCGGTAACTAGTGTAAACCTTCTACTAGTATGATGCGAGGCGTATGATGCCGTGAAAACTGGAGAATTGCAAAAGGCAATTAAAGCGACATTACGAACGAAACAAGCATCCGCTGTAGATGTAATAAGGAGGTAAATACAATGAAGAAGGCTATCTTAGCTACGAAGATCGGTATGACTCAGATCTTCAACGAAGACGGTTCACTTGTACCTGTAACTGTTCTGCAGGCAGGCCCCTGTGTAGTAACACAGATTAAGACCGTTGAAAACGATGGTTACAGTGCAGTTCAGGTTGGTTATGTTGATAAGAAAGAAAAGATAATCAACAGAGACAAGAACGGCAAGAAGACAATCGTACATGCACATGGTGTAAACAAGGCTCAGCAGGGTCACTTCAAGAAAGCAGGCGTGTCTTGCAAGAGATTCGTTCGTGAGTTCAAGTTCGAGAACGCATCTGAGTACGAGCTTGGAAGTGAAATCAAAGCAGATATCTTCGCTGCAGGTGATAAGATTGATGCAACTGCAACATCCAAGGGTAAGGGATTCCAGGGTGCTATTAAGAAGAATGGTCAGCACAGAGGACCTATGGCTCATGGTTCCAAGTTCCACCGTCATCAGGGTTCTAATGGATCCAGTTCCGATCCGAGCCGTGTATTCAAAGGAAAAGGAATGCCTGGTCACATGGGAAGCGTTAAAGTAACAGTTCAGAATCTTGAGGTTGTTCGTGTTGATGCTGATAAGAATCTGATCCTTGTAAAGGGCGCAGTACCTGGACCGAAGAAGGGACTTGTAACAATCAAGGAAACCACAAAGGTTGAGGCATAACTTTTCACGAAAGGAGGAACATACAGATGGCTAACGTATCTGTTTACAATATGGAAGGCAAAGAAGTTGGCAGCATCGATCTTAATGATGCCATCTTCGGAGTTGAAGTTAATGAACATCTCGTACATCTGGCAGTAGTTCAGCAGCTTGCTAACAATCGTCAGGGTACACAGAAGGCAAAGACACGTTCCGAAGTTAGCGGAGGTGGTCGCAAGCCTTGGAGACAGAAGGGAACCGGTCATGCAAGACAGGGATCCACAAGATCTCCTCAGTGGACAGGCGGCGGTGTAGTATTCGCTCCGGTTCCGAGAGATTATTCTTTCAAGATGAATCAGAAAGAGAAGAGAGCAGCTCTTAAGTCTGCACTCACAGATAAGGTTCAGACAGGTAAGCTTATTGTTCTTGATGAGCTTAAGATGGATGAGTTTAAGACAAAGAAGTTCGCAGAGGTTATGAACAACCTTAAAGCAACTCGCAAGGCACTTGTTGTTGTTGCTGAGAAGGATGAAAAAGTTGTTAAGTCAGCTAAGAACCTTACAGAGGTTAAGACAGCTCTTACAAACACAATCAATGTTTATGACATTGTGAACGCTCATACACTCGTTCTTACAAAGGACGCAGTTGCAAAGATTGAGGAGGTGTATGCATAATGGCAGCTTTACAGTATTATGATGTAATCCTTGAGCCTGTACTTACAGAGAAGAGCATGAATGCCATGGGCGAAAAGAAATACACTTTCTTTGTTCATCCTGAAGCAAACAAGACTCAGATAAAGGAAGCAGTTGAGAAGATGTTCGAAGGCGCTAAGGTTTCAAAGGTAAACACACTTAACGCTAACGGTAAGCTTAAGAGACGCGGTATGACATACGGCAGAACAGCTAAGATCAAAAAAGCAATCGTACAGCTTACAGCAGACAGCAAGGACATCGAGATTTTCCAGGGACTTTGATAATAACTAATTGACTATACGCACAGGATCTTAAACAAAGTCCGGATCCGGGTTGATAACCGTGCGTGATAACAAAAAGGAGATAATCATGGGAATTAAGAAATACGGCCCATATACACCGTCTAGAAGAAATATGACAGGTTCTGATTTCTCAGAGATCACAAAGACAACTCCTGAGAAGAGCCTTCTTGTTTCAAAGAATTCTAAGGCTGGACGTAATAACCAGGGTAAAATCACAGTAAGACATCGCGGTGGCGGTGGAAGAAGAAAATACAGAATCATCGACTTCAAGCGTTATAAAGATGATTGCAATGCTAAGGTTATCGGTATCGAGTACGATCCTAACAGAACAGCAAACATCGCATTGCTTGAGTATGAGGATGGCACAAAGGCTTACATCCTTGCTCCTCAGGGACTTAAGGATGGCATGACAATCATGAATGGTCCTGAAGCTGAAGTTCGTATCGGTAACTGCCTCCCTCTTGCTAACATACCTGTCGGTGAAAGTGTACACAACATTGAGCTTTATCCTGGAAGAGGTGGTCAGCTTGTTCGTTCAGCTGGTAACTCTGCTCAGCTCATGGCTAAAGAAGGTAAGTATGCAACACTTCGTCTTCCTTCTGGCGAAATGAGACTTGTTCCGATCGAGTGTCGTGCAACAATCGGTACTGTTGGTAACATCGATCATAACCTTATCAATATCGGTAAAGCTGGTCGTAAGCGTCACATGGGCATTCGTCCTACAGTTCGTGGATCAGTTATGAACCCGAATGATCACCCGCATGGTGGTGGTGAAGGTAGAGCACCTATTGGTCGTTCCGGACCGTGCACACCTTGGGGTAAGCCTGCTCTTGGTTATAAGACACGTAAGAAGAAAAAGGCTTCTAACAAGATGATCATCAGAAGAAGAGATGGTAAGGCTATCAAATAATTGATGCCGGTTGATAGAGGATGAGCAAATCACTTGGCCGGATTTTCCGTGTCCGGTGATTGACATCCGAATAGTAAGAAAACGTATTGACATATACGAGAGGAGAATGACAATGTCTAGATCACTTAAAAAGGGACCTTTCGCAGATGCAAATTTGCTCAAGAAGATCGATGCAATGAATGCTGAGAATCAGAAGCAGATTGTTAAGACATGGTCCCGTCGTTCCACGATTTTCCCTTCCTTCGTTGGACACACAATCGCTGTTCATGACGGAAGAAAGCATATTCCGGTATATGTAACGGAAGATATGGTTGGTCACAAGCTTGGTGAGTTTGTTCCTACAAGAACCTACAGAGGTCACGCAGGAAACTCTCCTGAGAAGAAGGGCGGAGTTCGCTAAGTCCTGTGACTTGGTTCAACATTGAAAGGAGGTTAAATCTATGGCAACAGCACATAGATCTCAAGTTAAGAGAGAGAGAAATGCTCAGAAGGACACAAGACCTTCAGCAAAATTATCTTACGCAAGAATCCCCGTACAGAAGGCATGCTTCGTTATGGATGCTATAAGGGGTAAGGACGTTGAGACAGCACTTGCTATCCTGGAGTACAATCCGAGATATGCTTCCAGCGTTATTTATAAGTTACTTAATTCTGCAATTGCAAATGCTGAGAACAACAACGGCATGAACAGAGCTAATCTGTACATTGCAGAGTGCAATGCAAGCAATGGCCCGATTATGAAGAGAATTCAGCCTAGAGCTCAGGGTAGAGCTTACAGAATTCAGAAGAGATTAAGCCATTTGACTGTAATTCTGGATGAGAGATAAGAAAGGAGAAAGTAAGTTCAATGGGACAGAAAGTTAATCCTCATGGCCTCAGAGTCGGCATCATTGCAGATTGGGATTCCAAATGGTATGCAGAGAATGACGAATTTGCAGACAATCTTGTTGAAGATTACAAGATCAGAAAGTTTCTGAAGAAGAAGCTTTACGCTGCAGGCATCTCAAAGATTGAGATCGAGAGAGCATCTGATCGTGTTAAAGTAATCGTATATACAGCTAAGCCCGGTTTTGTAATCGGTAAGGGCGGTGCTGAAATTGAAGTAACAAAGAAAGAGCTTTCAAAGCTTACAGACAAGAAAGTTCTTGTAGATATTAAAGAAATCAAGAAGCCTGATAAGGACGCTCAGCTTGTTGCAGAGAACATCGCACAGCAGCTTGAGAATCGTGTATCTTTCCGTCGTGCTATGAAGTCATGCATGAGCAGAACAATGAAGACAGATGCACAGGGTATTAAGGCATGCTGCAGCGGACGTCTTGGTGGTGCTGATATCGCTCGTAGCGAGTTCTACAGCGAGGGTACAATCCCGCTTCAGACACTTAGAGCAGATATTGATTATGGATTTGCTGAGGCAGATACAACCTATGGTAAGGTTGGTGTTAAGGTATGGATCTATAAGGGTGAAGTACTTCCTACTAAAGCATCCGAGAATTCAGATAAGGAAGGGAGCGATAAATAATGTTAATGCCGAAGAGAGTAAAGCATCGTAAGCAGTTCCGCGGTTCTATGGCTGGTAAGGCTACACGCGGCAACACAATTGCATACGGTGAGTATGGAATAGTAGCGCTTGAGCCCTGCTGGATTCGTTCAAATCAGATCGAGGCAGCCCGTGTCGCTATGACTCGTTTCATCAAGCGTGGTGGTCAGGTATGGATTAAGATTTTCCCTGACAAGCCTGTTACAGCAAAGCCTGCTGAAACTCGTATGGGTTCTGGTAAGGGTTCTGTAGATTACTGGGTAGCAGTTGTTAAGCCTGGACGTGTAATGTTTGAAATCGGCGGAGTCGATGAAGAAGTTGCAAGAGAAGCACTTCGTCTTGCAACACACAAACTTCCTTGCAAGTGCAAGATCGTTTCAAAGGCTGATTTGGAAGGCGGTGCATCCAATGAAAACTAATAAGTATGTAGAAGAGCTGAAAGCTAAGTCTGCTGAGGAACTCAGCCAGGAGCTTGTATCAGCTAAAAAGGAACTTTTTAATCTGAGATTCCAGAATGCAACTAACCAGCTGGATAACACAGCAAGAATTAAAGAGGTTAGAAAGAATATTGCTAGAATTCAGACTGTGATCACTCAGAAAGCAGCACAGTAATGGAATCCTGAAAGGAGTATATCGTGGAAAGAAATTTAAGAAAAACGCGTGTTGGTAAAGTAACAAGCGATAAGATGGATAAGACCATCGTTGTTTCCATCGAAGATCATGTAAAGCATCCTCTTTACAAGAAGATCGTAAAAAGAACCTATAAGCTGAAGGCTCATGATGAGAACAATGAGTGCCGTATAGGTGATACAGTCAAGGTTATGGAAACAAGACCGATCTCTAAAGACAAGAGATGGAGACTGGTTCAGATTATTGAGCGTGCTAAGTAATTAGCTGATAGTTGATTATAAAGGAGAAATAACATGATTCAGCAGGAAAGCAGACTTAGAGTTGCTGATAACACTGGTGCAAAAGAACTTTTGACTATTCGTGTTATGGGCGGTTCTACAAGAAGATATGCGAGAATCGGCGATGTAGTTGTTGCTTCGGTCAAAGAAGCAACACCAGGCGGCGTTGTAAAGAAGGGTGATGTTGTTAAGGCAGTTGTAGTACGTACTGTTAAAGAAACTCGCCGTAAGGATGGTTCTTATATCCGCTTCGATGAGAACGCTGCAGTTATCATCAATGATGAAGGTAACCCGAAGGGAACTCGTATTTTTGGACCCGTTGCAAGAGAGCTTCGTGATAAGAAATACATGAAGATTCTTTCTCTCGCTCCGGAAGTATTATAAGGAGGCACCGAATGTCTACAAGTAAGATTAAAAAGGGCGATACTGTTAAAGTAATCGCTGGTAAGAGCAAAGATAAAGAAGGCAAGGTACTCTCAGTTGACACAAAGAATGGTAAGGTAGTAGTTGAGGGTGCTAACATGGTAACAAAGCACACAAAGCCCTCTGCAGCTAACCCCAACGGTGGTATCATTCAGCAGGAAGCTCCCATGGACATCTCCAATGTTATGTATGTTCATAAGGGAAAGGCAACTCGTGTTGGTTTCAAGGTTGAGGATGGTAAGAAGGTCCGCATCGCAAAATCAACAGGTGATGTCATTGACTGATAAGAAAGGAGGTAAGGAGCTTTGAGTAGATATAAGGATTTATATAAAGACGAGATCGTGAGCGCTATGACAAAGAAATTTGGTTACAAGAATGTCATGGAAGTTCCGAAGCTTGATAAGATTGTAATAAACATGGCTGTAGGTGAAGCTAAAGAGAACGCTAAGGTTCTTGAGAATGCTGCTAACGATATGCAGATCATCTCCGGTCAGAAGCCTGTTTATACAAAGGCTAAGAAGTCCATCGCTAACTTCAAAATAAGAGAGGGTATGCCGATTGGATGTAAGGTAACTCTTCGTGGTGAGAAGATGTATGAGTTCATGGATCGTCTCATTAACCTCGCACTTCCTCGTGTCCGCGACTTCCGTGGTGTTAACCCGAACGCATTTGATGGCAGAGGAAACTATGCTCTTGGTATCAAAGAGCAGCTCATCTTCCCTGAGATTGAGTACGATAAGGTTGATAAGACAAGAGGTATGGATATCATCTTTACAACAACTGCCAAGACTGATGAAGAGGCTCGTGAGCTTTTAACACTCTTCAACATGCCTTTCGCTAAATAATTACTGATGATCAAATCACCTGACAAGGTTTATCCTGTCCGGTGATGTGACATACGAACTGAATAATAAATATTCGGTTTTGTATAAAAATAGGAGGAATCGAGACACATGGCTAAATTATCCATGAAGGTAAAACAGCAGATGAAACCGAAGTTTTCTACACGTGCATATAATCGTTGCAGAATCTGCGGTCGTCCGCATGCTTATCTTAGAAAATACGGAATCTGCAGAATTTGTTTCCGTGAGTTAGCTTACAAGGGCGAGATCCCGGGTGTACGTAAGGCTAGTTGGTAATATAAAAACATTGCGGCTTCGTGTCTCTGTACAGACGGGTACAGTAAGGCGGAGCAATAATAGAAAATTAAGGAGGCTTTTTCAAAATGGCAATGAATGATCCTATTGCAGATATGCTTACAAGAATTCGTAATGCGAACACTGCAAAGCATGATACTGTTGACGTTCCCTCTTCAAAGATGAAGCTTGCTATTGCAAACATTCTTCTTGATGAAGGTTATATAAAGAAGTTTGACATTGTTGAAGAGAATGGTTTCAAGAATCTTCACATCACACTTAAGTACGGTGTTGACAGAAATGACAGAGTTATCACCGGTTTAAAGAGAATTTCCAAGCCTGGTCTTCGTGTATACGCAGGTAGAGATGAGCTCCCGAGAGTACTTGGTGGTCTCGGAATTGCAATCATTTCTACAAACCAGGGTGTTGTAACTGATAAAAAAGCAAGAGAACTTCAAGTTGGTGGTGAAGTTCTTGCATTTGTATGGTAAATTGGAGGTACGGGCATGTCACGAATTGGAAAAATGCCAATCGCGGTTCCTGCTGGTGTAACAGTAGAGGTCGCAGAAAATAATAAGGTGACTGTTAAGGGTCCTAAGGGCACTCTTGAGAGAATTTTTCCTGCAGAAATGCAGTTCGAGCAGAAAGATGGTCAGATTGAAGTAAAGAGACCTGACGATCAGAAAAAGACCAGAGCGCTTCACGGACTTTCAAGAAGTCTTCTGAACAACATGGTTGTTGGTGTAACAGATGGCTATGAGAAGAAACTTGAAGTTAATGGTGTAGGTTACAGAGCAGCAAAGAGCGGCAAAAAACTCACCTTAACCCTTGGCTATTCACATCCGATTGAACTCGATGATCCTGAAGGAATCGAGACAGTCGTTGAAGGTAATGCTATTATCGTCAAGGGAATAGATAAAGAAAAGGTTGG harbors:
- the rpsJ gene encoding 30S ribosomal protein S10 — its product is MANQVMRITLKAYDHQLVDASAKKIIETVKKNGSQVSGPVPLPTKKEVVTILRAVHKYKDSREQFEQRTHKRLIDIITPTPKTVEALQRLEMPAGVNINIKMK
- the rplC gene encoding 50S ribosomal protein L3, which codes for MKKAILATKIGMTQIFNEDGSLVPVTVLQAGPCVVTQIKTVENDGYSAVQVGYVDKKEKIINRDKNGKKTIVHAHGVNKAQQGHFKKAGVSCKRFVREFKFENASEYELGSEIKADIFAAGDKIDATATSKGKGFQGAIKKNGQHRGPMAHGSKFHRHQGSNGSSSDPSRVFKGKGMPGHMGSVKVTVQNLEVVRVDADKNLILVKGAVPGPKKGLVTIKETTKVEA
- the rplD gene encoding 50S ribosomal protein L4, yielding MANVSVYNMEGKEVGSIDLNDAIFGVEVNEHLVHLAVVQQLANNRQGTQKAKTRSEVSGGGRKPWRQKGTGHARQGSTRSPQWTGGGVVFAPVPRDYSFKMNQKEKRAALKSALTDKVQTGKLIVLDELKMDEFKTKKFAEVMNNLKATRKALVVVAEKDEKVVKSAKNLTEVKTALTNTINVYDIVNAHTLVLTKDAVAKIEEVYA
- the rplW gene encoding 50S ribosomal protein L23, coding for MAALQYYDVILEPVLTEKSMNAMGEKKYTFFVHPEANKTQIKEAVEKMFEGAKVSKVNTLNANGKLKRRGMTYGRTAKIKKAIVQLTADSKDIEIFQGL
- the rplB gene encoding 50S ribosomal protein L2, whose protein sequence is MGIKKYGPYTPSRRNMTGSDFSEITKTTPEKSLLVSKNSKAGRNNQGKITVRHRGGGGRRKYRIIDFKRYKDDCNAKVIGIEYDPNRTANIALLEYEDGTKAYILAPQGLKDGMTIMNGPEAEVRIGNCLPLANIPVGESVHNIELYPGRGGQLVRSAGNSAQLMAKEGKYATLRLPSGEMRLVPIECRATIGTVGNIDHNLINIGKAGRKRHMGIRPTVRGSVMNPNDHPHGGGEGRAPIGRSGPCTPWGKPALGYKTRKKKKASNKMIIRRRDGKAIK
- the rpsS gene encoding 30S ribosomal protein S19, with the translated sequence MSRSLKKGPFADANLLKKIDAMNAENQKQIVKTWSRRSTIFPSFVGHTIAVHDGRKHIPVYVTEDMVGHKLGEFVPTRTYRGHAGNSPEKKGGVR
- the rplV gene encoding 50S ribosomal protein L22 — translated: MATAHRSQVKRERNAQKDTRPSAKLSYARIPVQKACFVMDAIRGKDVETALAILEYNPRYASSVIYKLLNSAIANAENNNGMNRANLYIAECNASNGPIMKRIQPRAQGRAYRIQKRLSHLTVILDER
- the rpsC gene encoding 30S ribosomal protein S3, with the protein product MGQKVNPHGLRVGIIADWDSKWYAENDEFADNLVEDYKIRKFLKKKLYAAGISKIEIERASDRVKVIVYTAKPGFVIGKGGAEIEVTKKELSKLTDKKVLVDIKEIKKPDKDAQLVAENIAQQLENRVSFRRAMKSCMSRTMKTDAQGIKACCSGRLGGADIARSEFYSEGTIPLQTLRADIDYGFAEADTTYGKVGVKVWIYKGEVLPTKASENSDKEGSDK
- the rplP gene encoding 50S ribosomal protein L16, with amino-acid sequence MLMPKRVKHRKQFRGSMAGKATRGNTIAYGEYGIVALEPCWIRSNQIEAARVAMTRFIKRGGQVWIKIFPDKPVTAKPAETRMGSGKGSVDYWVAVVKPGRVMFEIGGVDEEVAREALRLATHKLPCKCKIVSKADLEGGASNEN
- the rpmC gene encoding 50S ribosomal protein L29 codes for the protein MKTNKYVEELKAKSAEELSQELVSAKKELFNLRFQNATNQLDNTARIKEVRKNIARIQTVITQKAAQ
- the rpsQ gene encoding 30S ribosomal protein S17, which produces MERNLRKTRVGKVTSDKMDKTIVVSIEDHVKHPLYKKIVKRTYKLKAHDENNECRIGDTVKVMETRPISKDKRWRLVQIIERAK
- the rplN gene encoding 50S ribosomal protein L14: MIQQESRLRVADNTGAKELLTIRVMGGSTRRYARIGDVVVASVKEATPGGVVKKGDVVKAVVVRTVKETRRKDGSYIRFDENAAVIINDEGNPKGTRIFGPVARELRDKKYMKILSLAPEVL
- the rplX gene encoding 50S ribosomal protein L24 → MSTSKIKKGDTVKVIAGKSKDKEGKVLSVDTKNGKVVVEGANMVTKHTKPSAANPNGGIIQQEAPMDISNVMYVHKGKATRVGFKVEDGKKVRIAKSTGDVID
- the rplE gene encoding 50S ribosomal protein L5, with amino-acid sequence MSRYKDLYKDEIVSAMTKKFGYKNVMEVPKLDKIVINMAVGEAKENAKVLENAANDMQIISGQKPVYTKAKKSIANFKIREGMPIGCKVTLRGEKMYEFMDRLINLALPRVRDFRGVNPNAFDGRGNYALGIKEQLIFPEIEYDKVDKTRGMDIIFTTTAKTDEEARELLTLFNMPFAK
- a CDS encoding type Z 30S ribosomal protein S14, translating into MAKLSMKVKQQMKPKFSTRAYNRCRICGRPHAYLRKYGICRICFRELAYKGEIPGVRKASW
- the rpsH gene encoding 30S ribosomal protein S8, with amino-acid sequence MAMNDPIADMLTRIRNANTAKHDTVDVPSSKMKLAIANILLDEGYIKKFDIVEENGFKNLHITLKYGVDRNDRVITGLKRISKPGLRVYAGRDELPRVLGGLGIAIISTNQGVVTDKKARELQVGGEVLAFVW
- the rplF gene encoding 50S ribosomal protein L6 translates to MSRIGKMPIAVPAGVTVEVAENNKVTVKGPKGTLERIFPAEMQFEQKDGQIEVKRPDDQKKTRALHGLSRSLLNNMVVGVTDGYEKKLEVNGVGYRAAKSGKKLTLTLGYSHPIELDDPEGIETVVEGNAIIVKGIDKEKVGQHAAIIREKRAPEPYKGKGIKYADEVIRRKVGKTGKK